One Massilia sp. 9096 genomic window carries:
- the pnuC gene encoding nicotinamide riboside transporter PnuC codes for MSGLQAWAAAVLSELVHTSPLELAANAFTAINIVLAGRNNIHTWWTGIVGTALFAVVFAGSHLYADVVLQLFFVASGVYGWWKWLRGDHGKPLPIRHVTPAQLAWTVPAGIVATAAYGAMLHFHTQAYAPFFDSTVLVFSIIGQILMMQRRVENWAFWLLVNTICVPLYYSRGLHLTSLLYAGFWINAIHAWRNWRRLAALNLASPSSPKHTESSHA; via the coding sequence ATGAGCGGCCTGCAGGCGTGGGCGGCCGCGGTCCTGTCCGAGCTGGTCCATACGTCGCCGCTGGAACTCGCGGCCAACGCCTTCACCGCGATTAACATCGTGCTGGCCGGCCGCAACAACATCCACACCTGGTGGACCGGCATCGTCGGCACCGCCCTGTTCGCGGTCGTGTTCGCCGGCAGCCACCTGTACGCCGACGTCGTGCTGCAGCTGTTTTTCGTCGCCAGCGGCGTCTACGGCTGGTGGAAGTGGCTGCGCGGCGACCATGGCAAACCGCTGCCGATCCGCCACGTCACCCCCGCCCAGCTGGCCTGGACCGTCCCGGCCGGTATCGTCGCCACCGCGGCCTACGGGGCGATGCTGCATTTTCATACCCAGGCCTACGCGCCGTTCTTCGATTCGACCGTGCTCGTGTTCAGTATCATCGGCCAGATCCTGATGATGCAGCGCCGCGTCGAGAACTGGGCGTTCTGGCTGCTGGTGAACACCATCTGCGTGCCGCTGTATTACAGCCGCGGCCTGCACCTGACTTCGCTGCTGTACGCCGGCTTCTGGATCAACGCTATCCATGCCTGGCGCAACTGGCGCCGCCTCGCGGCACTGAACCTCGCATCACCGTCTTCCCCCAAGCACACCGAAAGCTCTCACGCATGA
- a CDS encoding glycosyltransferase family 4 protein, which yields MRVLHLFDHAARRRNDYRRRSLALLGQLRTQGVQTVQLTAAPADRQAEVEPGVAHWPQEHDGHVWHFYRTGPPLHTCRRIGALANSLIPALSPALALGTLAWRLRQVTRLTRPDLIHVHTPTRHALAALPAARLLRLPLVVDAQRHAPDAGAVERWALCRADALAAGSAGQRASLRAQGLCAGRIAVIPPAPDLAPACAQVRAPAGLEGAPLIVYAGRLRREDGFDLLLAVLPALRRRFPALRLLVAGGGRADEAREDDLFERLHAPGLRGHVAVTGALACRRAADLLPRADIAVFPALPGPHALLPSRHLLNAMAQGCAIVASDIACHRDLLVHGHNGILFSAGSGVCLLDALVRLLGEPWRRPPLGQAAVDFVASQRSWEATAARYRRLYEAVLAAAGRRR from the coding sequence ATGCGCGTTCTCCACCTGTTCGACCATGCGGCACGGCGCCGCAACGATTACCGCCGGCGCTCGCTCGCCCTGCTCGGCCAATTGCGTACCCAGGGCGTGCAGACCGTGCAGCTGACGGCGGCGCCGGCCGACAGGCAGGCCGAGGTCGAGCCGGGCGTGGCGCATTGGCCGCAGGAGCATGACGGCCACGTCTGGCACTTCTACCGGACCGGGCCGCCGTTGCACACTTGTCGCCGGATCGGTGCGCTGGCGAATTCGCTGATTCCAGCCCTGAGTCCGGCGTTGGCGCTGGGCACGCTGGCCTGGCGCCTGCGTCAGGTGACGCGGCTGACGCGCCCCGACCTGATCCACGTGCATACGCCGACACGCCATGCGCTGGCCGCCCTGCCGGCCGCGCGCCTCCTACGCTTGCCGCTGGTGGTCGACGCCCAGCGCCATGCGCCCGATGCCGGCGCGGTCGAACGCTGGGCGCTATGCCGCGCCGACGCCCTCGCCGCCGGCAGCGCCGGGCAGCGCGCGTCGCTGCGCGCCCAGGGCTTGTGCGCCGGGCGCATCGCCGTGATCCCGCCGGCGCCGGACCTGGCGCCGGCGTGCGCGCAGGTGCGCGCACCCGCAGGGCTCGAAGGCGCGCCGCTGATCGTCTACGCCGGCCGTCTGCGGCGCGAGGATGGGTTCGACTTGCTGCTGGCGGTGCTGCCGGCGCTGCGGCGGCGCTTTCCCGCGCTGCGCCTGCTGGTGGCCGGCGGCGGGCGGGCGGACGAAGCGCGCGAGGACGACCTGTTCGAGCGCCTGCACGCGCCCGGCCTGCGCGGGCACGTCGCCGTCACCGGCGCGCTGGCGTGCCGGCGCGCCGCCGATCTGCTGCCGCGCGCCGACATCGCCGTGTTCCCGGCGCTGCCGGGGCCGCATGCGCTGCTGCCTTCGCGCCACCTGCTCAACGCCATGGCCCAGGGCTGTGCCATCGTCGCCTCCGACATCGCATGCCATCGCGACCTGCTGGTGCATGGCCACAATGGCATTCTGTTCAGCGCCGGCAGCGGCGTCTGCCTGCTCGACGCGCTGGTGCGCCTGCTCGGCGAACCGTGGCGCCGGCCGCCGCTCGGCCAGGCGGCCGTCGATTTCGTGGCCAGTCAGCGCAGCTGGGAAGCCACGGCGGCGCGCTACCGCCGCCTGTACGAGGCCGTGTTGGCGGCTGCAGGCCGGCGCCGCTGA
- a CDS encoding four-helix bundle copper-binding protein, producing the protein MPRDDYEACIEACQACATACDNCSTACLQEDDVNMMVRCIALDMDCAAICRDAAAFMARGSDFAAELCRLCATVCDACAAECGQHQMDHCQECAQACRRCAEACRQMAQAA; encoded by the coding sequence ATGCCCCGCGACGACTACGAAGCATGTATCGAGGCCTGCCAGGCCTGCGCAACCGCCTGCGACAACTGCTCGACTGCCTGCCTGCAGGAAGACGACGTCAACATGATGGTGCGCTGTATTGCGCTCGACATGGATTGCGCGGCGATCTGCCGTGACGCCGCCGCCTTCATGGCGCGCGGCAGCGATTTCGCCGCCGAACTCTGCCGCCTGTGCGCAACCGTCTGCGATGCCTGCGCCGCGGAGTGCGGCCAGCACCAGATGGACCATTGCCAGGAATGCGCGCAAGCCTGCCGGCGCTGCGCCGAGGCGTGCCGTCAGATGGCGCAGGCTGCCTGA
- a CDS encoding amidohydrolase family protein codes for MNKKPIAALVAALSIAAHAGAQTTPEPTPRHVVAVHAGRLVDVVAGKVLTDQTILIEGERIVAVGASGAVNVPAGAETIDLSRSTVLPGLIDAHTHLTDDPYMSGYRSLGVSDIRAAMFGVQSARRTLEAGFTTVRNVGASGFGDVALRDAINDGEVEGPRMRVSGYPIGIQGGHCDNNLLPHDFHYQEGGVADGPWQGRTKAREMVKFGADVIKICASGGVLSKGDEPGAEQLTLEEMKAIVDEAHKLGRRVAAHAHGATSIRDAIIAGVDSVEHASLIDDEGIKLAKQHGTYLVMDIYNDDFILQEGAKAGMLPESLEKERHIGRVQRENFQKAWRAGVKMAFGTDAGVYPHGDNAKQFYYMVKFGMTPMQAIQAATVGGADLLGWQDRVGSLQPGKYADIIAVNGDPLADPGELTHVKFVMKGGAVIKGQPAAR; via the coding sequence ATGAACAAGAAACCGATCGCGGCCCTGGTTGCCGCCCTGTCCATCGCGGCCCACGCCGGCGCCCAGACCACGCCCGAGCCGACGCCCAGGCACGTCGTCGCCGTCCACGCCGGCCGCCTGGTCGATGTCGTGGCCGGCAAGGTGCTGACCGACCAGACCATCCTGATCGAGGGCGAACGCATCGTCGCTGTCGGCGCGAGCGGCGCCGTCAACGTGCCGGCCGGGGCCGAGACGATCGACCTGTCGCGCTCGACCGTGCTGCCCGGCCTGATCGACGCCCATACCCACCTGACCGACGACCCGTACATGAGCGGCTACCGTTCGCTCGGCGTGTCCGACATCCGCGCCGCCATGTTCGGCGTGCAGTCGGCGCGGCGCACGCTGGAAGCGGGCTTTACCACCGTGCGCAATGTCGGCGCCAGCGGCTTCGGCGACGTGGCGCTACGGGACGCGATCAACGACGGCGAAGTCGAAGGCCCGCGCATGCGCGTGTCCGGCTACCCGATCGGGATCCAGGGCGGCCACTGCGACAACAACCTGCTGCCGCACGACTTTCACTATCAAGAAGGCGGCGTCGCCGACGGCCCGTGGCAGGGCCGCACCAAGGCGCGCGAGATGGTCAAGTTCGGCGCCGACGTGATCAAGATCTGCGCCTCCGGCGGCGTGCTCTCGAAAGGCGACGAGCCGGGCGCCGAGCAGCTGACGCTGGAAGAAATGAAGGCGATCGTCGACGAAGCGCACAAGCTGGGCCGCCGCGTGGCCGCGCACGCGCACGGCGCGACCAGCATCCGCGACGCCATCATCGCCGGGGTCGACTCGGTCGAGCACGCCAGCCTGATCGACGACGAAGGCATCAAGCTGGCCAAGCAGCACGGCACCTACCTGGTGATGGACATCTACAACGACGACTTCATCCTGCAGGAAGGCGCCAAGGCCGGCATGCTGCCCGAGTCGCTCGAGAAGGAGCGCCATATCGGCCGCGTCCAGCGCGAAAACTTCCAGAAAGCCTGGCGCGCCGGGGTGAAGATGGCCTTCGGCACCGACGCCGGCGTCTACCCGCACGGCGATAACGCGAAGCAGTTCTATTATATGGTCAAGTTCGGCATGACGCCGATGCAGGCGATCCAGGCCGCCACCGTCGGCGGCGCCGACCTGCTCGGCTGGCAGGACCGCGTCGGTTCGCTCCAGCCGGGCAAATATGCCGACATCATCGCCGTGAACGGCGACCCGCTCGCCGATCCGGGCGAACTGACCCACGTGAAGTTCGTGATGAAGGGTGGGGCGGTGATCAAGGGGCAGCCGGCCGCCCGCTGA
- a CDS encoding site-specific integrase, with translation MGTVDTYARAAIRENTRRSYRSALQHFETEWGGLLPASPDTVARYLAEHAETLSVSTLQQRLSALADWHHAHGFSDPTKAQIVRKVLKGIRALHPAQQKQARPIQLEQIAQIAHWLDEAIAAAALVGRKPERLRYTRDRALLLLGFWRGFRGDELARLRVEHVNAVSGQGMTCFLSQSKSDRESRGKTFKAPALRTLCPVEAYLAWIALAGITDGPVFRAVDRWGNVSEAGLHINSLVPVLRTLFHSAGIAFAHQYSGHSLRRGFANWATSSGWDLKTLMEYVGWQDAHSAMRYLDVADPFAQMRAAQTPAIATGV, from the coding sequence ATGGGCACTGTCGATACCTACGCCCGCGCCGCTATACGTGAAAACACACGGCGCAGCTACCGATCTGCCTTGCAGCACTTCGAGACCGAATGGGGCGGCCTATTGCCAGCGAGCCCGGATACCGTTGCACGCTATCTCGCCGAGCACGCCGAAACGCTGTCGGTCAGCACGCTGCAGCAACGGCTGTCGGCGCTCGCTGACTGGCATCATGCTCACGGGTTTTCAGATCCTACTAAAGCTCAGATAGTCCGCAAGGTTTTGAAGGGGATCCGCGCTTTGCATCCTGCACAGCAGAAGCAAGCACGGCCAATCCAACTGGAACAAATCGCCCAGATCGCGCATTGGCTCGACGAAGCGATTGCGGCCGCCGCGCTTGTTGGCCGCAAACCGGAACGGCTGCGCTATACGCGCGACCGCGCCCTCCTGCTGCTCGGTTTCTGGCGTGGTTTTCGCGGTGACGAGCTCGCACGCCTGCGGGTTGAGCATGTCAACGCAGTCTCTGGGCAAGGGATGACCTGCTTCCTTTCCCAATCAAAAAGCGATCGGGAATCCCGCGGCAAGACGTTCAAGGCCCCCGCGCTGCGCACCCTTTGCCCGGTCGAGGCCTATTTAGCCTGGATTGCACTGGCAGGGATTACCGATGGCCCAGTCTTCCGTGCGGTAGATCGATGGGGAAACGTCAGCGAAGCGGGGTTGCATATCAACAGTTTGGTTCCGGTTCTGAGAACCCTGTTTCATAGTGCAGGCATCGCGTTCGCGCACCAGTACAGCGGGCATTCGTTACGTCGAGGCTTTGCGAACTGGGCGACGTCGAGTGGCTGGGACTTGAAAACGCTGATGGAATACGTCGGCTGGCAAGATGCCCACTCTGCCATGCGATATCTGGACGTCGCCGATCCGTTCGCGCAAATGCGTGCCGCGCAAACCCCGGCTATAGCCACAGGCGTCTGA
- a CDS encoding tyrosine-type recombinase/integrase: MPQFIPLDLGPSSAEEFAGHPRGESSRLHVKMYRVADDAITEATTDIDLAREFIAHGELSAKSIQNSQKELYRFLTWCREEARKTLAQLNVADLNAYKEFLKNPPPEWVSTTKWPRSDARYRPFTGPLSDASRRQAMIAVKGLMGFAEQTGYLRRNPGALVRNVRAASSSRITRYLTQGAIALALDTVSARPADTPAALRRRARDRFLLVAFAHTGARLNEIVSASMGSIYTEGNGRWWLDVLGKGNKPRRLPVPPDMLAAYQAYRQAFELLPQTSRTDRTPLVLSSRSHELARITDEAASEAIKAVFADAARVADARGDQDTAASLRHASAHWLRHSMLTNHANNGVQLKTLQDTAGHANIATTAAYLHKTDNERHDEIIRSANGKSIL; encoded by the coding sequence ATGCCACAGTTTATTCCACTCGACCTCGGTCCGTCATCGGCAGAAGAGTTCGCCGGTCACCCGCGCGGCGAGAGCAGCCGCCTGCACGTCAAGATGTACCGCGTCGCCGACGATGCGATCACCGAAGCCACCACCGATATCGACCTGGCGCGCGAATTCATCGCCCACGGGGAGCTGAGCGCGAAATCGATCCAGAATTCGCAAAAGGAGCTGTACCGCTTCCTGACCTGGTGCCGCGAAGAAGCCAGGAAGACGCTGGCGCAGCTGAACGTCGCGGACCTCAACGCCTACAAGGAATTCCTCAAGAATCCACCGCCTGAGTGGGTCTCGACGACCAAATGGCCGCGCAGCGACGCGCGCTACCGGCCATTCACCGGGCCGTTGTCGGACGCCAGTCGGCGCCAGGCGATGATCGCCGTCAAGGGGCTGATGGGCTTCGCCGAACAGACCGGCTACTTGCGCCGCAACCCTGGCGCGCTGGTGCGCAACGTGCGGGCAGCCTCGAGCAGCCGCATCACGCGCTACCTGACGCAAGGCGCGATCGCGCTCGCGCTGGACACCGTCAGTGCGCGCCCGGCCGACACGCCGGCGGCGTTGCGGCGCCGCGCGCGCGACCGCTTCCTGCTGGTCGCTTTCGCCCATACCGGCGCGCGCCTGAACGAGATCGTCAGCGCATCGATGGGTTCGATCTACACCGAAGGCAATGGACGCTGGTGGCTGGACGTGCTCGGCAAAGGCAACAAGCCGCGCCGCCTCCCGGTCCCGCCCGACATGCTCGCCGCATACCAGGCCTACCGTCAGGCTTTCGAGCTGCTGCCGCAGACCAGCCGCACCGACCGCACGCCGCTGGTGCTGTCGAGCCGTTCGCACGAACTGGCGCGCATCACCGACGAAGCGGCATCGGAAGCGATCAAGGCGGTGTTCGCCGACGCCGCGCGCGTCGCCGACGCCAGAGGCGACCAGGATACCGCCGCCAGCCTGCGTCACGCGTCGGCCCACTGGCTGCGCCACAGCATGTTGACCAACCATGCGAACAACGGGGTGCAGCTGAAAACTTTGCAGGACACCGCAGGGCACGCGAACATCGCGACCACGGCGGCGTACCTGCATAAAACCGACAACGAGCGGCACGACGAGATCATCCGGTCGGCGAACGGGAAGAGCATTCTTTGA
- a CDS encoding pyridoxamine 5'-phosphate oxidase family protein: MPNRNPNDIAELSAKIKGTRFPMFTWQDAHGHLLSQPMTQEHIDDDGGIWFFTSTQTSLWDCIAHRPQVNLAFAKPEDQHYVSVAGTAERVVDRELIRKMWNTGAQAWFPAGPEDEHAVLIRVDPHSAEYWDSNDNKMVRMFAMAKAAMTGTTPDVNNEHGTLKL; encoded by the coding sequence ATGCCAAACCGTAATCCGAACGATATCGCCGAACTGAGCGCAAAGATCAAGGGAACCCGCTTCCCGATGTTTACCTGGCAGGATGCCCACGGCCACCTGCTGAGCCAACCGATGACCCAGGAGCACATCGACGACGATGGCGGCATCTGGTTCTTCACCTCGACCCAGACCTCGCTGTGGGATTGCATCGCACACCGCCCGCAGGTCAACCTGGCCTTCGCCAAGCCGGAAGACCAGCATTACGTCTCGGTGGCCGGCACGGCCGAGCGCGTCGTCGACCGCGAACTGATCCGCAAGATGTGGAATACCGGCGCCCAGGCCTGGTTCCCCGCCGGCCCGGAAGACGAGCATGCCGTGCTGATCCGCGTCGATCCGCACTCGGCCGAGTACTGGGATTCGAACGACAACAAGATGGTGCGCATGTTCGCGATGGCCAAGGCCGCGATGACCGGCACCACGCCCGACGTGAACAACGAGCACGGCACGCTCAAGCTGTAA
- a CDS encoding glycosyltransferase: MSAPSPAGAPVQDGERPLLVVHLVEKLASAETENGLLSLIRHLPAERYRHAIVCLHDAGDYQAGLREHGVEVINIHKRPDSCDPLHHVRLYRVLRRLQPDLIHTRNRSGLLAQVVATLAGVHRRVHAEHGRELSGHGARGLRGRLLCRLLCPLIDHFIAVSSDLEHWLVESIGAEPARVSQIANGVDSVQFHPRLGPAAAIGPPGFMQDNVFVLGSVGHMDGDGSQITLVEAFLRLIASPHPAHARLRLLIVGDGPERAECLAMLQRGGAAERAWLPGARADVPQLMRAMDLFVQPARVDNRSNAILEAMASGLPVVATAVGGHTELVHPGFTGILVPPDSADLLAAAIADYCRIPAIAARHGARARGQVIARHSMPAMARDYLAVYDAVTRSEDADAVLGGHGHSTG, from the coding sequence ATGAGCGCACCCTCACCCGCCGGCGCCCCGGTGCAGGATGGCGAGCGCCCCCTGCTCGTCGTCCACCTCGTCGAAAAACTGGCCTCGGCCGAGACCGAAAACGGCTTGCTCAGCCTGATCCGTCACCTGCCTGCCGAGCGCTACCGCCATGCTATCGTCTGCCTGCACGACGCCGGCGACTACCAGGCCGGGCTGCGCGAGCATGGCGTCGAGGTCATCAACATCCACAAGCGTCCGGACTCCTGCGATCCACTGCACCACGTCCGCCTGTACCGCGTGCTGCGGCGCTTGCAGCCGGACCTGATCCACACCCGTAACCGCTCCGGCCTGCTGGCCCAGGTGGTGGCGACGCTCGCCGGCGTGCACCGGCGCGTGCATGCCGAACACGGCCGTGAACTGTCGGGCCATGGCGCGCGCGGCCTGCGCGGGCGCCTCCTGTGCCGCCTGCTGTGTCCCCTGATCGACCACTTCATCGCCGTCAGCAGCGACCTCGAGCATTGGCTGGTCGAATCGATCGGCGCCGAGCCGGCGCGCGTATCGCAAATCGCGAACGGCGTCGACAGCGTGCAGTTCCACCCGCGCCTTGGTCCTGCCGCCGCGATCGGGCCGCCCGGCTTCATGCAGGACAATGTCTTCGTGCTGGGCAGCGTCGGCCACATGGACGGTGACGGCAGCCAGATCACGCTGGTCGAAGCCTTCCTGCGCCTGATCGCCTCGCCGCACCCCGCCCATGCGCGCCTGCGCTTGCTGATCGTCGGCGACGGTCCCGAGCGCGCCGAATGCCTGGCGATGCTGCAGCGTGGCGGCGCCGCGGAGCGGGCGTGGCTGCCGGGCGCGCGCGCCGACGTGCCGCAGCTGATGCGGGCGATGGACTTGTTCGTCCAGCCCGCGCGCGTCGACAACCGCTCCAACGCGATCCTGGAGGCGATGGCGAGCGGCTTGCCGGTGGTGGCCACCGCCGTCGGCGGCCACACCGAGCTGGTGCATCCGGGCTTTACCGGCATCCTGGTGCCGCCGGACTCGGCCGACCTGCTGGCCGCGGCCATCGCCGACTATTGCCGCATTCCCGCCATCGCCGCGCGCCATGGCGCCCGCGCGCGCGGCCAGGTGATCGCGCGCCACAGCATGCCGGCGATGGCGCGCGACTATCTCGCCGTGTATGACGCGGTGACGCGCAGCGAGGACGCCGACGCCGTGCTTGGCGGGCACGGGCACTCGACCGGGTAG
- a CDS encoding DNA-binding protein, which produces MARSGVYFSDVKRARDEVIAQGRHPSIDAVRAALGNTGSKTTIHKYLREIEVEEGGATQAVSDAIIALATQLAEQLKREATAELDEVRARMDDQRAADERARAELEAQLGEARRAVNDVSRRLEAREQDLATVQNQLGAEKIARHTAEQRVLDLNGRLADAERHQASLEEKHKHARDALEHYRTAAKEQREQEQRRHEHQVHGLQTELKQAQLAFSLKQEELTRLNKEAAALATELGSVKQALHLEREASRNQAKKVEQLQAVEARAAVLEAQLVDSRTRLAEAGETAARADIAFDELRRQISALEVELSAAKSAIALEERLAKLDKAVFGGEPTSRLNAQSGSE; this is translated from the coding sequence ATGGCTCGCTCAGGTGTGTATTTTTCAGATGTCAAACGCGCACGTGACGAGGTGATCGCTCAGGGCCGACACCCATCAATCGACGCGGTCCGGGCTGCGTTGGGCAATACAGGGTCCAAGACGACGATCCACAAATACCTGCGCGAAATCGAGGTCGAGGAGGGCGGCGCGACACAGGCTGTCAGTGATGCCATCATCGCCCTGGCGACGCAGCTGGCAGAACAGCTGAAACGGGAGGCTACGGCTGAGCTCGACGAGGTGCGGGCGCGGATGGACGATCAGCGCGCCGCTGACGAACGTGCCCGGGCTGAACTGGAAGCACAGCTCGGCGAGGCGCGACGGGCTGTCAACGATGTCTCGCGGCGCCTTGAAGCGCGCGAGCAGGACCTTGCGACCGTCCAAAACCAGCTCGGCGCCGAGAAGATCGCGCGGCATACCGCGGAGCAGCGCGTGCTTGATCTGAATGGTAGGCTGGCCGACGCCGAACGGCACCAAGCGTCGCTGGAAGAAAAGCACAAACATGCGCGGGACGCCTTGGAACATTATCGTACGGCGGCCAAGGAACAACGCGAACAGGAGCAACGCCGGCATGAGCACCAAGTCCATGGGCTACAAACGGAACTGAAGCAGGCGCAGCTTGCGTTTTCGCTCAAGCAGGAAGAGTTGACGCGATTGAACAAGGAGGCGGCCGCGCTCGCGACCGAACTCGGTTCGGTCAAGCAGGCTCTGCATCTTGAACGTGAAGCCAGCCGCAACCAAGCGAAGAAGGTCGAGCAGCTGCAGGCCGTCGAGGCGCGGGCTGCCGTGCTCGAGGCACAACTGGTCGACAGCAGGACGCGGTTGGCTGAGGCTGGGGAAACGGCCGCGCGCGCGGACATCGCGTTCGACGAATTGCGGCGGCAAATCTCCGCGCTCGAAGTGGAACTGTCTGCGGCGAAAAGTGCAATCGCGTTGGAAGAACGCTTGGCGAAGCTGGACAAAGCAGTGTTTGGTGGTGAGCCGACCAGCAGGCTGAACGCGCAGTCGGGAAGCGAGTGA
- a CDS encoding ATP-binding protein encodes MPSRTGPASKPLFSADMREKTLGSHPVRGGDYTLPTPMMQRTYALVREQVWARRTGTVFYASPRMGKTRCAIAIRDLLRQEFPNVYVTLLSTRPSPRPSTSHMLRLILEAESHVLSRRPDADLLFGNAVADIRVKAARIGAKQYVLLIDEMHLLNDVDLQQLVCFHNQLELQDLRMTAISFAQPEILHRRTSLLANNARQIIARFLSDTLQFDGCASEGDFGSLLRSYDLASEYPEGSGITYTQFFFPIAYLAGFRLENYRASMWEALHRAAGSIAAQGVPMEHICLTIEELLLSLRRQDSPDFVLSNEEIDAAVAASKLRSFSDVLS; translated from the coding sequence ATGCCTAGCCGGACCGGCCCAGCAAGCAAACCGTTATTCAGCGCGGATATGCGCGAAAAAACGCTGGGAAGCCATCCCGTCAGGGGTGGCGACTACACATTGCCGACCCCCATGATGCAACGGACCTACGCCCTGGTGCGCGAACAGGTCTGGGCACGCAGGACCGGGACCGTTTTCTATGCATCGCCGCGTATGGGCAAGACACGTTGCGCGATCGCGATTCGCGACTTGCTACGCCAAGAGTTTCCAAATGTCTATGTGACCTTGCTCAGCACTCGCCCGAGCCCGCGCCCGTCGACTTCGCACATGCTCCGGCTCATTTTGGAAGCCGAGTCGCATGTGCTGTCGCGGCGCCCGGATGCGGACTTATTGTTCGGAAATGCAGTGGCCGATATCCGGGTCAAGGCGGCGCGCATCGGCGCCAAGCAGTATGTGCTGTTGATCGATGAAATGCATCTGCTCAACGATGTCGATCTCCAGCAACTGGTGTGCTTCCACAACCAGCTCGAGCTGCAGGATCTCCGGATGACAGCCATTTCCTTCGCCCAGCCGGAAATCCTGCACCGGCGCACCAGCCTTTTGGCCAATAATGCGCGCCAGATCATCGCGCGCTTCCTTAGCGACACCCTCCAGTTTGACGGCTGTGCCAGCGAGGGCGACTTCGGTAGCTTGTTGCGATCGTACGACCTTGCCTCGGAATACCCGGAGGGATCGGGTATCACGTACACGCAATTCTTCTTTCCGATCGCGTACTTGGCCGGTTTTCGTCTAGAGAACTATCGGGCATCCATGTGGGAAGCGCTGCATCGCGCGGCAGGGAGCATCGCCGCGCAGGGCGTACCGATGGAACATATCTGCCTGACGATCGAGGAGCTGCTGCTCTCGCTGAGGCGCCAGGACAGCCCGGACTTCGTCCTGAGTAATGAAGAAATCGATGCAGCCGTCGCGGCATCGAAGTTGAGATCGTTCAGCGACGTGCTGAGTTGA